The genomic window CTGGCAGAGatgactgctgctgtcactgaccTGGAGTCGGACCGACGAGCTGCCCATGAGCATTTAGAAGTGGAAACCATAGAAAACAGTAAGCTAAGACACCAGATTAACAATATACGTGAACGAATGAGCCAGGAAATCATGGCAGATGTGGCAGCTGCCCGGGCAGCTAACGCTGAGGAGATCGAGCAGCTGCACAAAGACCTAAACAGAGTCTGTCAGCTGCAAGAAGCCACTGTGAGGAGGCAAGAAGCCCTCTTGAGCCAAAACGAAGCACTATACCCTGAGCGAGATCAAGTGAAGGCTGAGCACCAAGAGGCCATCACTGCTCTGAATGATCAAATCACCATCAAACACGGGTTGCAAATGCAGCTGGATCAGACACAGGAACAGATAAAGGAGCTGAAGTCCCACATCGCTGCTGTTGAACAGGACAGAATAACAATGGAGCAAAACATGGTGCTGGAGAGAGAGGCTTTCACTATGAAAAAGGACAACCTGTCCAAAGAAGCAGATCAGACAGATGAGGAAATTAAGCAGCAGAAGCAAGtgatcaggaggaggagaagagagctggagagagtcAACGACAAGAAACAAGAAGCCAGTGACCGTCTGGGAGAGCTCACTACTGATATGACCAAGCTAGAAAGCAATTTCCAAAGACTGACAGCATCTCGATGCCAGTTTGAGAAACAGCTGGAAGGGGAGACCCAAAAGCATCACGAACTGAGGCAACAAAGAGAAACGCTGAAGAAGGAGTTGTGTGAGTTAGGAGAAGTGTTCAGCCTCGCCATTCAGCGTCTTAAAGAGGAAATTTCCACAGTGGAGGGTAAAATAGAGGAAGGTCGAGCATCAGGGTTGCTCTGTCAGGACCTCCTGACTCAAATCTATAAGATATTCAAGCGCCGGCAGGATGAGGAGAACGAAGTAAGGGCAGAGTACTCCCACGTCTCCCAGCAGCTGGAGCGGTCCAAGATGCAGCTGGAGGAGCGCATTGCCTCCATAGTGAAACACAGCAAGGAGATCAAAGAGATGGACAAGCAGATCAAAGAACTGCTGGAAGCCGACACGATCAACAAGCGTGTGTTTGAGAGGAATCAGGAGGAGCTGTGCGGTAACATGGatgcagagaagaagaacatCAGCCATCTcgaggaggagaagagcaggCTGAAGAGACTCCTGGAGGAGGCGAAGGCGAAGCAGGAGGAACACGTGGCGAAAATGACCTCTGACATCAGCAACGCAAGGAGCAGGTTTGAGGAGCTGCGGCAAGAGCAGGCCGCGCTCCAGCAGCGTCAGCC from Lates calcarifer isolate ASB-BC8 linkage group LG5, TLL_Latcal_v3, whole genome shotgun sequence includes these protein-coding regions:
- the LOC108900153 gene encoding LOW QUALITY PROTEIN: cingulin-like protein 1 (The sequence of the model RefSeq protein was modified relative to this genomic sequence to represent the inferred CDS: deleted 2 bases in 2 codons); this encodes MASCLVPDFPAVMVALEHLKELDNQLKEEGVPFAPEASLHLAEMTAAVTDLESDRRAAHEHLEVETIENSKLRHQINNIRERMSQEIMADVAAARAANAEEIEQLHKDLNRVCQLQEATVRRQEALLSQNEALYPERDQVKAEHQEAITALNDQITIKHGLQMQLDQTQEQIKELKSHIAAVEQDRITMEQNMVLEREAFTMKKDNLSKEADQTDEEIKQQKQVIRRRRRELERVNDKKQEASDRLGELTTDMTKLESNFQRLTASRCQFEKQLEGETQKHHELRQQRETLKKELCELGEVFSLAIQRLKEEISTVEGKIEEGRASGLLCQDLLTQIYKIFKRRQDEENEVRAEYSHVSQQLERSKMQLEERIASIVKHSKEIKEMDKQIKELLEADTINKRVFERNQEELCGNMDAEKKNISHLEEEKSRLKRLLEEAKAKQEEHVAKMTSDISNARSRFEELRQEQAALQQRQPKSVDADLLMRYVTQCKVEYRQIEVSYHQEIQQCNAKTESITRCNEEKQKEMKEKEEMLKEVEAKWNEEQSRHQRLKRLTAELRSRRTELELSIQVLKEKTSSLLQPKERMKAELEEMRASYVDMLDKQAAELRAVEMSIYDNSVKLEQVQMENSRLHLCIRQMTEDVSRARRNKDRYWQEIQQFNQDIKALLESLQEAWREDLLVTEQCQSSDGVLLVSMSALLNHLKTRRQQLGNVNTLLHQQMLDFSKRLGDKTTTV